From the Nodularia sp. NIES-3585 genome, one window contains:
- a CDS encoding diacylglycerol/polyprenol kinase family protein, producing the protein MLSPAIDLNSISPLWLQITATTVWVSLILLIAWVVHRFAKGEPEIVRKIVHIGTGNVILLAWWLNVPASLGITASIVASAITLLSYRFPLLPGINSVGRQSLGTFFYAVSMGILVACFWHIQQPQYAAIGIMVMAWGDGLAALIGQRFGQHKYKVWGAQKSWEGSLTMALVSFIVSSLILLGVEGNLWQTWVVSLAIALAATSLEAISFLGIDNLTVPLGSAGLGFLLIDILLHHSL; encoded by the coding sequence TTGTTATCTCCAGCTATCGATTTAAACTCAATTTCACCTTTGTGGCTGCAAATTACCGCAACTACGGTTTGGGTGTCACTCATCCTCCTAATCGCTTGGGTGGTACATCGCTTTGCTAAGGGCGAACCAGAAATAGTCAGAAAAATAGTTCACATTGGCACTGGGAATGTCATATTGCTGGCTTGGTGGCTCAATGTTCCCGCCAGTTTAGGCATTACAGCTTCCATTGTCGCCAGTGCCATCACCTTACTATCATACCGATTTCCGCTGCTTCCCGGTATTAATAGCGTGGGTAGGCAAAGTTTAGGAACCTTCTTTTATGCTGTCAGCATGGGCATTTTAGTAGCTTGCTTCTGGCACATACAACAGCCCCAATATGCAGCTATTGGCATCATGGTCATGGCTTGGGGCGATGGGTTAGCCGCTTTGATTGGGCAGCGTTTTGGTCAACATAAGTATAAAGTCTGGGGAGCGCAAAAAAGCTGGGAAGGCTCCTTGACGATGGCTTTAGTTAGTTTTATTGTCAGTAGTCTGATTTTACTGGGTGTAGAAGGAAACCTTTGGCAAACTTGGGTAGTATCCTTAGCGATCGCTTTAGCTGCTACTAGTTTAGAAGCTATTTCATTTCTGGGTATTGATAATTTAACAGTTCCTTTAGGTAGTGCCGGTCTGGGATTTTTGTTAATTGATATCTTGCTGCACCATTCTCTATAA
- a CDS encoding CTB family bacteriocin, with protein sequence MTRHIVSELCVALSDEQQELVAGGADFELAGSNFANRIANLQGTANSGPGGSTANSTGQLTAVNSAAQDLMGLGAAEVPEVDALGAAPVLNGGGGAGGGAGGGEE encoded by the coding sequence ATGACAAGACATATCGTATCAGAATTGTGTGTCGCCTTATCAGACGAGCAACAAGAACTCGTAGCTGGCGGTGCTGACTTTGAGCTAGCTGGGAGCAATTTCGCTAACAGAATAGCAAATTTACAAGGAACAGCCAATTCTGGCCCAGGCGGTAGCACTGCTAACTCCACAGGTCAGTTGACAGCTGTTAACTCTGCGGCACAAGACTTGATGGGATTGGGTGCGGCAGAAGTTCCTGAAGTTGACGCTTTGGGCGCTGCGCCAGTCCTTAACGGTGGCGGTGGCGCTGGCGGTGGCGCTGGCGGTGGTGAGGAGTAA
- a CDS encoding CTB family bacteriocin: protein MSYEILASELFVTLSDDQQELVAGGQDFELAGSNFANRVANLQGTSNAGPDGSSANSTGDVTAINTAAQDLMGLGAAEVPDIEALGAAPVLNGGGTGGGGGGGGAGEG, encoded by the coding sequence ATGTCATATGAAATACTTGCATCAGAACTGTTTGTCACTTTATCTGATGACCAACAAGAACTTGTAGCTGGTGGTCAAGACTTTGAACTGGCTGGTAGCAACTTCGCTAACAGAGTTGCAAACTTACAAGGAACAAGTAATGCCGGGCCAGATGGTAGTAGTGCTAACTCTACAGGTGATGTTACAGCTATCAATACTGCGGCACAAGACTTGATGGGATTGGGTGCAGCAGAAGTTCCTGACATTGAAGCTTTGGGTGCTGCACCAGTTCTTAACGGTGGCGGCACTGGTGGTGGCGGTGGTGGCGGTGGTGCTGGTGAAGGTTAA